ATAAACGGCATAATGCCGTACGCGTTCTGGGGATCGATGAATTGGGGCAGAAATGAGAGAAAGAACAGGGCGACTTTGGGATTGAATAAATTGGTGAGAAGTCCCTGGGTATAGATCTGCCGCATGGCGGCGCCTGCTTCAGCTTCTGTCGCCCGAAGCTGATCCCGGGATAATAAGGCGGTGATGCCAATGTAGCCGAGATAAAGAGCACCGGCGGTTTTCACCACTGTAAACGCCAGGGCGGATTGAGCTAAGATCACGGATAGCCCCAGGGCGGCCAAGGCAGTGTGAATCGCCCCGCCGGAGATAATTCCCATTACCGAATAAATTCCGGCTTTTGGCCCCTGGGCGATACTGCGGCTGAGAATATAGAAGGTATCCGGGCCGGGCGTGATATTTAACAGAATCCCTGCCAGCAAAAAGACCTCAAAGTGCGTGATTCCAAACATCATCCGACAACTCCTTTTGCCATGGAGGCTGCCGCTCATGCCAGCGGGGCCTTTGTTTTATTATATTATATCAGGGGAAGGGTTGCGGCAATATGAATTATTTCTCCGGCGGGATTTTGCAGGCTGATTCATGTTTGCCGCTCTGGAGGGCAATACTACAGACAGAATGAATGCAGGAGGACTCTCAGATGGAAGTCTATTTGGGCGTTGATGTGGGATCGGTGAGCGCAAATGTTGTTGCCATGGACATGGATGGCGGCATCATTGACGCTTTGTATATTCGTACCCAGGGCAACCCGATTGCCGCAGTCCAGCAGGGACTGGGCCGGGTCCGGGAGCAGAATCCTGACCTGACCGTGAAGGGAATCGGGACTACCGGCAGTGCCAGGCAGCTGGCCGGTGTGGTGGTGGGAGCGGACAGCGTGAAGAATGAGATTACGGCTCATGCTGTGGCGGCTATGCATGTCCGGCCTGACGTGCAGACGGTTATCGAGATCGGCGGCCAGGATTCCAAGCTGATTATTATCCGTAATGGGGTAGTAACTGATTTTGCCATGAATACGGTATGCGCCGCCGGCACCGGTTCCTTTTTGGACCAGCAGGCTGCCCGACTGAATATTCCCATTGAGGAATTCGGTGAGCGGGCCCTCACTTCTGCCGCACCGGTTCGAATTGCCGGCCGCTGCGCCGTGTTTGCCGAGTCGGACATGGTCCACAAGCAGCAGGCCGGCCACGATATAGCCGATATCCTTCACGGCTTGTGTCAGGCCTTGGCGAGGAATTACCTGAACAATATCGGCAAGGGCAAGGCACTGCATCAGCCCATTTTGTTTCAGGGAGGCGTAGCCGCCAATAAAGGCATGAAGCGAGCCTTTGAGGAGGCGCTGGGTTGTCCGGTCTTGGTTCCGCCTCATTACAACGTGATGGGGGCCATAGGCGCGGCTCTTTTGGCGCGGGAGAAACTGCATAATCAGGCCCCTACCGCATTCCGGGGGTTTGCCGTGGCGGACTGGCAGTATCACTCCCGCAGCTTTGAATGCGGCGGCTGCCCTAATCTCTGCGAAGTCATTGAAATTGTCATGAATGGCCGGACGGTAGCCCGGTGGGGGGACCGCTGCGGCAAGTGGAGCACAACGATAACAGTGGCGTAGAAATTAAGGAGGAACCTCATGGGAATACGAGTC
This sequence is a window from Acetonema longum DSM 6540. Protein-coding genes within it:
- a CDS encoding acyl-CoA dehydratase activase, producing MEVYLGVDVGSVSANVVAMDMDGGIIDALYIRTQGNPIAAVQQGLGRVREQNPDLTVKGIGTTGSARQLAGVVVGADSVKNEITAHAVAAMHVRPDVQTVIEIGGQDSKLIIIRNGVVTDFAMNTVCAAGTGSFLDQQAARLNIPIEEFGERALTSAAPVRIAGRCAVFAESDMVHKQQAGHDIADILHGLCQALARNYLNNIGKGKALHQPILFQGGVAANKGMKRAFEEALGCPVLVPPHYNVMGAIGAALLAREKLHNQAPTAFRGFAVADWQYHSRSFECGGCPNLCEVIEIVMNGRTVARWGDRCGKWSTTITVA